Below is a window of Candidatus Bathyarchaeia archaeon DNA.
CATGGATTGCTATGTTATTACTTCGCCCTCCACGATTTATTATCTAACCGGATACCGCGAGTCTGTCAACGCGCCTCTCCTCCTAATCCTAACATTGGAGTCTAGACCTATACTCCTAGTTCACAGAATGAACTACACTCTAGTCAAAGAGTATGCAAAGGGCTGCGTCATCAAGTCAGTCAGTTCAGGTAGTGAACTTGTCAAAAAAGCCTCAGCCGAGCTCAGAAAGCTGAATATTAAAAAAGTATGTCTCGACGAGTTGCCGGCATCCTGGTATCTGTCTTTAAAGACTGAGTTGAGTGGTGCAAAGTTGACGCTGAAGCCTGAGGTCGCTTGGAGGCTTAGAAGGGTGAAAGACTCACTAGAACTTCAGCTTCTTAGGCAAGCAGCTCGAATCTCCGTGGCGGGAATGAAGGCAGCTTTAGAGTCTCTCAGGGCTGGTGTGAGAGAGTATGAGATTGCCGCTGAAGCTGAGTATACTATGCGCAAAGAAGGTTCAGAAGGTGTTGCGTTCGAAACGATCGTGAGTTCAGGTCGAAGATCAGCTTGGCCACACGGCCTGTGCGGTGACAGGAAGCTTGCGGAGGGTGACGCAGTTATACTGGATATTGGCGCCATGTATGCGGGGTACCGGTCTGATATAAGTAGAACAGCCTTCGTGGGGCAGCCTTCACCCGACCAAGCTAATGTTTACAGGGCGGTTTGCTCAGCTCAAGAATTCGTCCTCTCGGAAATGAAGATAGGTATGTGTGGTGGCGAAGTTGACGCGCTGGCTAGGGCTGTCCTCCGCAGATATGGTTACGCTCGGTATATGCTGCATGGCCTCGGGCACGGCGTGGGCATAGACATTCATGAGCCCCCTAGATTAGGCGTGAATAGTAAAGATTTGATTGAAGAGGAGAGTGTCGTGACGGTCGAGCCTGGCGTTTACATAGAAGGAAAGTTTGGTGTCAGGATTGAGGATACAGTTGCGGTGCATAAGGGAGGTTTAGAGGTCTTGACATCTTGTGAGAAACTCGTCTATTAGACGCCAAAACGCCTACGTCTCAGCTGGTATACTCTTATAGCCCGCATAAGGTCGATCTTCCTAAAAGAGGGCCAATAGACATCTAAGAAGCAGAGTTCACTGTAAGCAGCCTGCCAAAGCAAGAAGTTGCTTAACCTCTCCTCTCCTGAGGTTCTAATTATAAGGTCTGGGTGAGGATTTGGAAGGAAGCTTGTGTATAGGTGGCTTTCTATAACCTTCTCATCAAGCGTAGTGGAAGACAACTCACCCCTCTCTATTCTAGTAGCTATCTTCTTTACCGCATCAACTATCTCCGCCCTGCCACCGTACGCCACAGCGAGATTTAAGTAATAATTATCATAATCTTTTGTCGCTTCGTGAAGTTGCTTTATATTCTCCTGTACGTCCGGAGGCAACATCTCGACTCTACCTATCACTCTAACCCTAATGCGGCTTTTGTGAATTCGCTCATCTTCTCTCATGGCTTTCAGATACCTGTTCAGTAACGCAAGTATCTCTGCAAGCTCTTCCTCACTACGGCAAAAGTTCTCAGTTGAGAGAACATATATCGTCACCGTTTTTATTCCGCCAATCTTTTGGCACCAGTCTAGAAACTCTTCAACCTTCCTTGCACCTGCGTCATGCCCCTCAGCTGTAGAGTAGCCCTGCTCCAGAGCCCACCTGCGGTTGCCATCCAGTATCACTCCGATATGGCCGGGTATTTGACCTCCCTTTATCTGATTCCACAGAATCCCTTCATAGACCTTTACCGCCAGTCGATTAGTTACGCAAAACTCAATGAATCCTTGAGCAGCGTGAAGTAGCTTACATTTAAAACCCATTGGTGTACACTATAAGGCAACACTAGCTAATTCCTAGTTGATAAAAGTTTTTTTCACATACACACAGAACCAATGTTTCCGAGTTTGATCATTTAGTTAATTTATAGTGGATTAGATCTTGCCCTGCTCGATTAGAATCTTAAACTCGTCGAAGGTAAGTTTGTCCCCTCGCCGCAGTTTCCCTTCCGCCTCTTTGCTTATAGCCTCTCTGAGTTCAAGAGCTTTCTTTAA
It encodes the following:
- a CDS encoding Xaa-Pro peptidase family protein, which produces MRAEMENERMDCYVITSPSTIYYLTGYRESVNAPLLLILTLESRPILLVHRMNYTLVKEYAKGCVIKSVSSGSELVKKASAELRKLNIKKVCLDELPASWYLSLKTELSGAKLTLKPEVAWRLRRVKDSLELQLLRQAARISVAGMKAALESLRAGVREYEIAAEAEYTMRKEGSEGVAFETIVSSGRRSAWPHGLCGDRKLAEGDAVILDIGAMYAGYRSDISRTAFVGQPSPDQANVYRAVCSAQEFVLSEMKIGMCGGEVDALARAVLRRYGYARYMLHGLGHGVGIDIHEPPRLGVNSKDLIEEESVVTVEPGVYIEGKFGVRIEDTVAVHKGGLEVLTSCEKLVY
- the uppS gene encoding polyprenyl diphosphate synthase, with amino-acid sequence MGFKCKLLHAAQGFIEFCVTNRLAVKVYEGILWNQIKGGQIPGHIGVILDGNRRWALEQGYSTAEGHDAGARKVEEFLDWCQKIGGIKTVTIYVLSTENFCRSEEELAEILALLNRYLKAMREDERIHKSRIRVRVIGRVEMLPPDVQENIKQLHEATKDYDNYYLNLAVAYGGRAEIVDAVKKIATRIERGELSSTTLDEKVIESHLYTSFLPNPHPDLIIRTSGEERLSNFLLWQAAYSELCFLDVYWPSFRKIDLMRAIRVYQLRRRRFGV